The following DNA comes from Candidatus Leptovillus gracilis.
TGGTGTCTATCGGGCAGTTTTCGGCCGGGACCACCTTCAACGTCATTCCAGACCGGGCTATTTTGAAGGGCACGGTGCGCAGCTATAACAACGACCTGCACCGCATGATTTACCGGCGTATTTTGGAGATGGCTCACCATCAGGCCATCGCCTTTAGCTGTGAAGCAACAATGGAGACCATTGCCATTGTGGCCGCCGTGAACAATGCGCCGGAGCCAACGGCCGTTGTCCGTCAGGCGGCGGCGCATATGATGGGCGCGGATAACATTGTCGAACACCGCACCATGGCTTCGGAAGACATGGGTTACATTTTGGAAGAAATCCCCGGTTGTTACTTTTTTATCGGCGCGCGCAATTCCGAGAAGGGATTCACCTTCGCCCACCACCACCCCCGCTTTAACTTCGACGAGCGGGCCATGCTGGATGGCGTGGCTGTCATGGGCCAGGCAATTGCCAATTATGTGATGACTGAGAACGGCCGTAAGCCGTAAACGGAACTCGGAATACGGATCGCCCCATACAAATACCGCTCTATGGAACCATTAACCGACTTAAACATCGTCTGTCTGGCTGGCGGCGTGGGCGGCGCGAAGCTGGCACAGGGGCTGGCGCAAATCGTGCCGCCGGAGCGCCTGACCATCATCGTCAACACCGGCGACGATTTCCAACACCTGGGGCTGACCATTTGTCCTGATCTAGACACAGTGATGTATACCCTGGCTGGCGCCGCCAACGCCGTCACCGGCTGGGGACGGGCCGATGAAACCTTCCGGGCCATTGCCGAAGTGGGGCGGCTGGGCGGGCCAGATTGGTTTCGCCTGGGCGACCTGGACCTGGCGACGCACCTGACACGGACACATCTGCTGGCGGCCGGAGAGACATTGACGGCCGTTACCCAACACCTCTGCCGTCATTTGCACATTCAGCCCGGCGTGCTGCCCATGAGCAACCAGCCCGCGCCCACCATCATCCAATCTGGCGCGCGGCGGCTGCCTTTCCAGACCTGGTTTGTTGCCGAACACTGGCAGCCGCCAGTGGAGCAGGTCCTTCTGCCGGACAACGTGCGGGCGACGGCGCAGGTGACACAGACATTGGAAAACGCCGATATTGTGATTCTGGCACCATCGAACCCATTTGTGAGTCTGGACCCGCTGTTGAATGTCTACCCTATCCGCGAAATGGTCATGGATTTGCCGCAGGCTGTGGTCGGCGTCAGCCCCATCGTCGGCGGGCAGGCGGTGAAGGGACCGGCGGCCAAGATGATGCAGGAGATGGGCATGGCTGTTTCGGCAGCGGCCGTGCGCGCGTATTATGGTGATTTGCTGGACGGCTTCGTCTATGACGTTCAGGACGCCGCTGCCGAACGGCCGTCCGGGACGACGTTGTGCGTAGACACGATGATGACCAACGAAGCCGACCGGCGGCGGTTGGCGCAAGACGTGCTGATGTTTGCCCAGCGTATCATCGCCGCCACGGCTCATCGCCGCCACGGCTGAATAACAGTCACCGCCGAATCAATGGACGAACGGCCGTTTGCCCCGATTGTCTGGGCCATCATCCCGGTGAAGCCGCTGCTGACCAGCAAAAACCGGCTGGCGCATGTGTTGTCACCTACGGCGCGGGCGCAGTTGATCGGCGCGTTTTTGGCGCGGATGTTGGCAGAATTGCAGCAGGTGGCTGGTCTGGCGCAGATTTTGCTGGTAAGCAGCGACCCGAGCGTGGCCGAGATTGCCCGGCAGTTTGGCGTGCGGCTGTTGGTGGAAGAACGGCCGTTGGGCCTGAATACGGCCGTCAGCCGGGCCGCCCGCCTGGCCGCGGCGCAAGGAGCTGATGGCGTTCTGGTTTTACCGGCCGACCTGCCCTTTTTGCAGGCGGCCGACGTGGATTGTTTGTTGGCCCAACTAACGGCCGTGCCCACAATGGTCATTTGCAGCGACGGCCGTGCCGATGGAACCAACGCCCTGCTGCTCAGCCCTCCCCGCGATTTCATCTTTCAGTACGGGCCAGGCAGCTTGCAAAACCACCTGCGCGAGGCTGAAAGCAGAAAAATGGTCCACAAAATTGTGCAATGTCCCGGCCTGCAATTCGACCTGGACACAGAAAATGATTGGCAAGTTTATCAACACGCCCGGTACGGGGTTTCAGGTGCAGAGATTCGGGTTTCGTAATCCGTTGTCCGTAATCCGTAATCCGTCTACGGAACACACCCCTACCGGGCCACCCACTCAAGGAGGTTCCCATGTCTCAAGACCGCGTAGCACTTTATTTGCAGGATG
Coding sequences within:
- a CDS encoding 2-phospho-L-lactate transferase, with translation MEPLTDLNIVCLAGGVGGAKLAQGLAQIVPPERLTIIVNTGDDFQHLGLTICPDLDTVMYTLAGAANAVTGWGRADETFRAIAEVGRLGGPDWFRLGDLDLATHLTRTHLLAAGETLTAVTQHLCRHLHIQPGVLPMSNQPAPTIIQSGARRLPFQTWFVAEHWQPPVEQVLLPDNVRATAQVTQTLENADIVILAPSNPFVSLDPLLNVYPIREMVMDLPQAVVGVSPIVGGQAVKGPAAKMMQEMGMAVSAAAVRAYYGDLLDGFVYDVQDAAAERPSGTTLCVDTMMTNEADRRRLAQDVLMFAQRIIAATAHRRHG
- the cofC gene encoding 2-phospho-L-lactate guanylyltransferase; translation: MDERPFAPIVWAIIPVKPLLTSKNRLAHVLSPTARAQLIGAFLARMLAELQQVAGLAQILLVSSDPSVAEIARQFGVRLLVEERPLGLNTAVSRAARLAAAQGADGVLVLPADLPFLQAADVDCLLAQLTAVPTMVICSDGRADGTNALLLSPPRDFIFQYGPGSLQNHLREAESRKMVHKIVQCPGLQFDLDTENDWQVYQHARYGVSGAEIRVS